CCCCTTGCTTCTCCTCATCCCCATGCTCAGAGTCCACCAGGGTCCCAAGGAATGTCACCTCGAACCTGGTCAGCATGCAATGGATCGTGCACAAGCAAAAACCTGAAAGAGCACTCAACGAAAGAGACAATGCAAGTGGTAGGGATAATACCCTCCAAGTCATCAATCGAATATTCAATTACATAAGCATAGCTATAAAGCACATGTTTAGGATGATAGAAATTAGCAAAGTCAACACTAACATGAGGATGATATTTTTCATTAAGCTCAAGACTAGCATAAGAATGATATGTTTCATTAACCATAGGTCTAGCACGAGGAAAGTAACTGTGATCATCATTAATGTGAGTAATGCCACTAACAGGGTATATATGATCATATCCAAGCAAATACTTTTTCTAATCTACTTTAACAGATGGCATCATGCAATGCAAGGTAGAAGCAAAGGAATCATAAGGACGCATGTCATTGAGAGGATTGGGTAAACCTGACACATGACGCTCTGGTATGACAATAGGCAAATGAATCTcatgttcttcatcttcatctacagcagcttCTTGTACTTCTTCAGGAGTAATAGATGATGAGTCTTCAACTTGATCACTTGGGAATTGCAGCTCTTCACCATCTTGTTCCTTGTCTTCTAGTTCATCTTCTTCAATCTGAGGTCTTTCTTCCTCAGGACTCTTGCTATCTTGCTCAACTGGATGTGACGGTGTTGGAACCTCACATGTATCAAGGGGAATCTCGGCCACACTCAActcaaggagggaagagatagtacTTCCAGCGTTGATGTTCTTCTCAATCTTCCTTACTTCTTCCACTAGCTCCTTTCCACTCTTAATCTTCTTCATTTCCTCAAGTATCACCTTGCTAATAGGATCATCCTCGGCACTCCAAGTGAACTCGAGACTCAAAAGTGTGAGCTCGTCTATGTGATCGAACTCATCTTGAGTGGGCACTTGCACATGAGATTGCACAACAGGTGCTGGAGTTGTTGGTTGACCAAA
Above is a window of Triticum dicoccoides isolate Atlit2015 ecotype Zavitan chromosome 5B, WEW_v2.0, whole genome shotgun sequence DNA encoding:
- the LOC119309311 gene encoding uncharacterized protein LOC119309311 encodes the protein MAYYSDHHAYASNSTNSTESVQELIGKISHRLDDLARQREVVFEDRTSSYGPYSRGHPYVAPTCHICGFQGHSPAECQRGYSHPPNCYGMSFAPQPSSYQNNYSYGWPENPNMSYRRNNPEISPFASSNHMQGFMYEEESHNYAPQQSYSAPIHIPLHQEMLPMELNGPPFGQPTTPAPVVQSHVQVPTQDEFDHIDELTLLSLEFTWSAEDDPISKVILEEMKKIKSGKELVEEVRKIEKNINAGSTISSLLELSVAEIPLDTCEVPTPSHPVEQDSKSPEEERPQIEEDELEDKEQDGEELQFPSDQVEDSSSITPEEVQEAAVDEDEEHEIHLPIVIPERHVSGLPNPLNDMRPYDSFASTLHCMMPSVKVD